The following are from one region of the Geoalkalibacter subterraneus genome:
- a CDS encoding NUDIX domain-containing protein: MEFKKSQAIKTSVVACVIDEQERVLLTRRCIEPFCSLWVMPGGKIDHGEPILQALHREVREEVGIDVQVEGLIDVFEHIGVGERNDHFVILYYRAAPLSRELAPNGDECTEAVWVEKNSLPQIPMPPGGRHILSRVFPDLPWHPERPQDVSLEEELPGGNIKAAGH, encoded by the coding sequence ATGGAATTCAAAAAAAGCCAGGCCATCAAGACATCCGTCGTCGCCTGCGTCATCGACGAGCAGGAGCGAGTACTGCTCACGCGGCGCTGCATCGAGCCCTTCTGCAGCCTGTGGGTCATGCCCGGCGGCAAAATCGATCATGGCGAGCCTATCCTGCAGGCGCTTCATCGCGAAGTCCGCGAGGAGGTCGGCATCGACGTCCAGGTCGAAGGGTTGATCGATGTCTTCGAACACATCGGTGTCGGCGAGCGCAATGACCATTTCGTCATCCTTTATTACCGCGCCGCCCCCCTGTCCCGCGAGTTGGCTCCCAACGGTGACGAGTGCACCGAAGCCGTGTGGGTGGAAAAGAATTCGTTGCCGCAGATACCGATGCCTCCCGGCGGGCGTCATATCCTGAGCCGGGTGTTTCCCGATCTGCCCTGGCACCCCGAGCGTCCGCAGGATGTTTCTCTCGAAGAAGAACTTCCGGGCGGAAATATCAAGGCGGCCGGTCACTGA
- a CDS encoding argininosuccinate synthase, with amino-acid sequence MAQKQSVKKVVLAYSGGLDTSIILKWLTEEYDCEVIAFSADLGQGEELDHVPEKAKKTGASACHILDLKEEFTRDFVFPMFRANTIYEGRYFLGTSIARPLISKAQMDIAAKEGADAVSHGATGKGNDQVRFELAYYHFDPAIKVIAPWREWDLKSRSALEAYAKKHGIPVPTSKKFPWSSDRNLLHISFEGDILENPWAEAPEEMYVLTARPEDAPDQPEYVEIEFEKGDPVAVNGERLSPANLLAKLNELGGKHGIGRVDLMENRYVGMKSRGVYETPGGTILEEAHRAVESITMDREVMHLRDSLVPRYAEMIYNGYWFSPERKVLQALIDESQQTVNGKARVKLYKGHCRVVGRDSATDSLFNVDFATFEADDVYDQADAEGFIKLNALRMRIAAIQRQSKK; translated from the coding sequence ATGGCTCAAAAACAATCCGTCAAAAAAGTCGTCCTCGCCTACTCGGGCGGGCTGGACACTTCCATTATCCTCAAGTGGCTCACCGAAGAGTATGACTGTGAAGTCATCGCTTTTTCCGCCGACCTGGGCCAGGGAGAAGAGCTTGATCACGTTCCGGAGAAAGCAAAGAAAACCGGGGCCAGTGCCTGCCACATCCTCGACCTGAAAGAGGAGTTCACGCGCGATTTCGTGTTCCCCATGTTCCGCGCCAACACCATCTATGAGGGTCGCTATTTCCTCGGCACCTCCATCGCCCGCCCGCTGATCTCCAAGGCGCAGATGGATATTGCCGCTAAAGAAGGGGCCGACGCGGTTTCCCACGGTGCCACCGGCAAGGGCAACGACCAGGTGCGCTTCGAACTGGCCTACTACCACTTCGACCCGGCCATCAAGGTCATCGCGCCCTGGCGCGAGTGGGATCTGAAAAGCCGCAGCGCGCTGGAAGCCTACGCCAAGAAGCACGGCATTCCGGTACCGACCAGCAAGAAGTTCCCCTGGAGTTCCGACCGCAACCTGCTGCATATCTCTTTTGAGGGGGATATCCTCGAAAACCCCTGGGCGGAAGCCCCCGAAGAGATGTATGTGCTGACCGCGCGCCCGGAAGACGCTCCGGATCAGCCGGAATACGTGGAGATCGAATTCGAGAAGGGCGACCCGGTTGCCGTCAACGGCGAGCGCCTCTCCCCCGCCAACCTGCTGGCCAAACTCAATGAACTGGGAGGCAAGCACGGCATCGGCCGCGTGGACCTGATGGAAAACCGCTACGTCGGCATGAAGAGCCGCGGCGTGTATGAAACTCCCGGCGGCACCATCCTCGAAGAAGCGCACCGCGCCGTGGAATCGATCACCATGGACCGCGAGGTCATGCACTTGCGCGACTCGCTGGTGCCACGCTATGCCGAGATGATCTACAACGGCTACTGGTTCTCCCCGGAGCGCAAGGTGCTGCAGGCACTGATCGACGAATCGCAGCAGACCGTCAACGGCAAGGCGCGCGTCAAGCTCTACAAAGGCCACTGCCGCGTGGTGGGCCGCGATTCCGCCACCGACAGCCTGTTCAACGTCGACTTCGCCACCTTTGAAGCCGACGACGTCTACGATCAGGCCGACGCCGAGGGCTTTATCAAGCTCAACGCATTGCGCATGCGCATTGCTGCGATCCAGCGCCAGAGCAAGAAGTAA
- a CDS encoding RDD family protein produces MSTPITTITCPQCGFTRRVPTERLPQGAARATCPRCHENFTWPGTNTERGVQNSAEPPSSQEIRKGVDYAHHQASIQKAGFWLRTLAALIDTFLISLTQGILGGLLDLSVHALIVDSPDRVLNMFIFGMFNFALWQTYKVFFTGYCGQTPGKMALRIKVVKTDFADIGFLRAFWREVVGKFLAALFFGLGFLLVAIDPEKQGLHDRMAATYVVKL; encoded by the coding sequence GTGTCGACTCCAATCACCACCATCACTTGCCCCCAGTGCGGCTTCACCCGCCGTGTGCCCACCGAACGACTGCCCCAGGGCGCGGCGCGCGCGACCTGCCCCCGCTGCCACGAGAATTTTACCTGGCCGGGTACGAACACGGAAAGAGGCGTGCAGAATTCAGCAGAGCCGCCGTCATCCCAGGAAATCCGCAAGGGGGTCGATTATGCCCATCACCAGGCGTCGATTCAGAAGGCCGGCTTCTGGCTGCGGACCCTTGCCGCACTGATCGACACCTTTCTGATCAGTCTCACCCAGGGGATCCTGGGAGGGCTTCTCGACCTGTCTGTCCATGCCCTGATCGTCGACTCGCCTGATCGCGTCCTGAACATGTTTATTTTCGGAATGTTCAATTTCGCGCTATGGCAGACATACAAGGTATTTTTCACTGGCTATTGCGGCCAGACACCGGGCAAAATGGCACTCCGCATCAAAGTGGTGAAAACGGATTTTGCCGACATCGGCTTTTTGCGGGCTTTCTGGCGCGAAGTGGTCGGCAAATTCCTCGCAGCGCTCTTTTTCGGCCTGGGTTTTCTGCTCGTCGCCATCGACCCGGAAAAACAGGGGCTCCATGATCGCATGGCCGCCACTTATGTGGTTAAATTATAG
- the argF gene encoding ornithine carbamoyltransferase has translation MNKDFLCLTDWSRDELEQIFNLTRELKDKQKRGEAHHLLKGKTLAMIFEKSSTRTRVSFEVGMFQLGGHALFLSSSNTQMGRGEPIKDTGRVMSRYVDGIMIRTFSQAAVEELARCSEIPIINGLTDSYHPCQVMADLFTVSEHRDNWRDLTYCWIGDGNNMAHSWINAAAVFGFELRIATPHGYAPDAQIIERAREMGARITLTQRPVEAAEGAHILNTDVWASMGQESEQRERAEAFRDFQINQALLDYAAPDSLVLHCLPAHRDEEITDEVMEGPHSIIFDEAENRLHVQKAIMATLMG, from the coding sequence GTGAACAAAGACTTTCTCTGCCTCACCGACTGGAGCCGGGATGAACTGGAACAGATCTTCAATCTGACCCGTGAACTCAAGGACAAGCAGAAGCGCGGCGAAGCGCATCATCTGCTCAAGGGCAAGACCCTGGCCATGATCTTCGAGAAGAGTTCCACCCGCACCCGCGTCTCTTTCGAAGTCGGCATGTTCCAGCTTGGCGGACATGCGCTTTTTCTGTCCTCCAGCAACACCCAGATGGGGCGGGGCGAGCCGATCAAGGATACCGGGCGCGTCATGTCGCGCTATGTCGACGGCATCATGATCCGCACCTTTTCCCAGGCGGCGGTGGAGGAACTGGCCCGCTGCTCCGAGATCCCCATTATCAACGGCCTGACCGATTCCTATCACCCCTGCCAGGTGATGGCGGACCTGTTTACCGTCAGCGAACACCGCGACAACTGGCGCGACCTGACTTACTGCTGGATCGGCGACGGCAACAACATGGCGCATTCGTGGATCAATGCTGCAGCGGTCTTCGGATTCGAACTGCGCATCGCAACGCCGCATGGCTATGCACCTGACGCACAGATCATAGAACGCGCCCGTGAAATGGGGGCCCGCATCACTCTCACCCAGCGGCCGGTCGAGGCAGCTGAGGGTGCCCATATCCTCAACACCGATGTGTGGGCCAGCATGGGCCAGGAGAGCGAGCAGCGCGAGCGTGCCGAAGCTTTCCGTGACTTCCAGATCAACCAGGCGCTGCTCGACTACGCGGCACCTGACTCCCTGGTCCTGCACTGCCTGCCGGCTCACCGCGACGAGGAGATCACTGATGAGGTGATGGAAGGACCGCATTCGATCATCTTCGATGAAGCGGAAAACCGCCTTCACGTGCAGAAAGCGATCATGGCAACCCTGATGGGTTGA
- a CDS encoding acetylornithine transaminase, with protein sequence MSVSSEWIARGEIHIAATYARFPLVAQRGEGCRLWDVDGKSYLDFLAGVAVNNLGHCHPRVVSALQKQAAELLHVSNFYHIPQQIELAELLCSNSFGDRVFFCNSGAEANEAAMKLVRKYSQQVHGKERFEVITALASFHGRTLGTISATGQDKVRVGFEPVVPGFRYVPFGDIGAMRAALNEHTCAVMLEPVQGEGGVNLPPEGYLRDVRALCDEHDMLLVFDEVQVGCGRTGTLFAYQHDGVEPDIMTLAKALAGGPPIGAAIFREKHAEILGPGSHGSTFGGNPLISAAGVAALKTLLEDGVLENCRAMGDYVRKRLEELRERYSFVTEVRGRGLILGMELSIEGAEIVKKCLAKGLLINCTVGKVLRFLPPLIVTKDEIDEAMGILDSVLQEYK encoded by the coding sequence ATGAGTGTTTCTTCCGAATGGATTGCACGTGGCGAAATCCACATCGCCGCAACCTACGCCCGCTTCCCCCTGGTGGCACAGCGCGGCGAAGGGTGCCGGCTGTGGGACGTGGACGGCAAAAGCTATCTGGATTTTCTCGCCGGGGTCGCGGTCAACAATCTTGGGCACTGCCATCCGCGCGTCGTCTCCGCCCTGCAGAAGCAGGCCGCCGAGCTGCTGCATGTCTCCAACTTTTATCATATTCCGCAGCAGATCGAGCTGGCCGAACTGCTGTGCAGCAACAGCTTCGGCGATCGCGTGTTTTTCTGCAATTCGGGCGCCGAGGCCAACGAAGCGGCCATGAAGCTGGTGCGTAAATACAGCCAGCAGGTACACGGCAAAGAGCGCTTCGAGGTCATTACCGCCCTGGCCTCCTTTCACGGCCGCACCCTCGGCACCATCAGCGCCACCGGGCAGGACAAGGTGCGCGTCGGCTTCGAGCCGGTTGTCCCCGGCTTCCGCTATGTCCCCTTTGGCGACATCGGCGCCATGCGCGCGGCTCTGAATGAGCACACCTGCGCCGTCATGCTGGAACCGGTGCAGGGAGAGGGCGGTGTCAACCTGCCCCCCGAAGGCTATCTGCGCGATGTGCGCGCCCTGTGCGACGAACACGACATGCTGCTGGTATTCGACGAAGTGCAGGTCGGCTGCGGTCGCACCGGCACCCTGTTCGCTTACCAGCACGATGGCGTTGAGCCGGATATCATGACCCTGGCCAAGGCGCTGGCTGGTGGTCCCCCGATCGGTGCCGCCATCTTCCGGGAAAAGCACGCCGAGATACTCGGTCCCGGCAGCCATGGATCAACCTTCGGCGGCAATCCGCTGATCAGCGCTGCCGGCGTGGCCGCTCTGAAAACCCTCCTGGAAGACGGCGTTCTCGAAAACTGCCGCGCCATGGGCGACTATGTCAGAAAAAGACTGGAAGAGCTGCGCGAGCGCTACTCCTTCGTGACCGAGGTACGCGGACGCGGCCTGATCCTGGGGATGGAGTTGTCCATCGAGGGAGCCGAGATCGTCAAAAAGTGCCTTGCCAAGGGGCTGCTGATCAACTGCACTGTCGGCAAAGTGCTGCGCTTTCTGCCACCGCTCATCGTGACGAAGGATGAAATCGACGAGGCCATGGGCATCCTTGACAGCGTTCTTCAGGAATACAAATAA
- the argB gene encoding acetylglutamate kinase, with product MQELIAKANVLLEALPWIKRFYGATIVIKYGGNAMVEEKLKESFAKDIILMKYIGLNPVVVHGGGPQIGRMLKAIGKDSHFVQGMRVTDRETMDIVEMVLGGQVNKEIVNNINRHGGRAVGLTGKDGNLIVARKMEMTQVNPDTLTPEIIDIGHVGEVETVNPDIIDSLEQNNFIPVIAPIGVGLNGETYNINADLVAGRIAGALRAEKLILLTDVEGVKGKDEKLISTIDVDRVPDLINDGTITGGMIPKVNCCVDAVSEGVHKAHIIDGRMVHACLLEIFTDKGVGTAVARFD from the coding sequence ATGCAGGAACTTATCGCGAAGGCTAATGTGCTGCTGGAGGCGCTGCCCTGGATCAAGCGCTTCTACGGCGCCACCATCGTCATCAAGTACGGCGGTAACGCCATGGTGGAGGAGAAGCTCAAGGAGAGCTTCGCCAAGGACATCATCCTGATGAAATACATCGGCCTCAACCCGGTGGTGGTCCATGGCGGAGGGCCGCAGATCGGCCGTATGCTCAAGGCGATCGGCAAGGATTCCCATTTCGTCCAGGGGATGCGCGTCACCGACCGCGAAACCATGGACATCGTGGAAATGGTTCTCGGCGGCCAGGTCAACAAGGAGATCGTCAACAACATCAACCGCCACGGCGGCAGGGCGGTGGGACTCACCGGCAAGGACGGCAACCTGATCGTGGCGCGCAAGATGGAAATGACCCAGGTCAACCCCGACACCCTCACCCCTGAAATCATCGACATCGGCCATGTGGGTGAAGTCGAGACGGTCAATCCGGATATTATCGATTCACTGGAGCAAAACAATTTCATCCCGGTGATCGCACCTATCGGGGTCGGCCTCAACGGGGAAACCTACAATATCAACGCCGACCTGGTGGCCGGCCGCATCGCCGGCGCCCTGCGGGCGGAAAAGCTGATTCTGCTGACCGATGTGGAGGGGGTCAAAGGCAAGGATGAAAAGTTGATCTCCACGATCGATGTCGACCGGGTGCCGGACCTGATCAATGACGGCACCATCACCGGCGGCATGATTCCCAAGGTCAACTGTTGCGTCGACGCCGTGAGCGAGGGCGTTCACAAGGCGCACATCATCGACGGGCGCATGGTTCATGCCTGCCTGTTGGAGATTTTCACCGACAAGGGGGTGGGTACCGCCGTCGCCCGCTTTGACTGA
- the hslU gene encoding ATP-dependent protease ATPase subunit HslU produces MNNFTPREIVSELDRYIVGQQAAKRAVAIALRNRWRRQQVDPDLRDEIAPKNIIMIGPTGVGKTEIARRLAKLAQAPFIKVEASKFTEVGYVGRDVESMVRDLVELAVIMVREEEAESVRLKAEDLAEDKLLDLLLPGEGSSVRAADEGGDESKQSTRDKMRRLLRMGELDDRMVEVEAEVSKAPSMEVFTPQGMEEMGSSFKEMFGNLFPKKTKRRRVKVREAREILIESEAERLVDMDKVKTLAKERVEQSGIIFIDEIDKVASSEHGRGPDVSREGVQRDILPIVEGSTVNTKYGPVKTDHILFVAAGAFHMSKPSDLIPELQGRFPIRVELDSLGEAEFVRILTEPKNALTRQYSALLATEGIELVFQTDSIHEIARTAQVVNERTENIGARRLHTIVEKMLDDLSFRAPELSEKRIEINADYVKEKLADIVKDEDLSRYIL; encoded by the coding sequence GTGAATAATTTTACCCCGAGAGAGATCGTTTCCGAACTCGACCGCTACATCGTCGGCCAGCAGGCTGCCAAACGCGCCGTTGCGATCGCACTGCGCAATCGCTGGCGCCGCCAGCAGGTCGACCCCGATCTGCGCGACGAGATCGCGCCGAAAAACATCATCATGATCGGCCCCACCGGTGTCGGCAAAACCGAAATCGCCCGCCGCCTGGCCAAGCTTGCTCAGGCCCCCTTCATCAAGGTGGAGGCCAGCAAATTTACCGAAGTCGGCTATGTGGGACGCGACGTGGAGAGCATGGTGCGCGACCTGGTGGAACTGGCCGTCATCATGGTGCGCGAGGAAGAAGCCGAAAGCGTGCGCCTCAAGGCCGAGGACCTGGCTGAAGACAAGCTCCTTGACCTGCTTCTCCCCGGAGAAGGCAGCTCGGTGCGCGCCGCCGACGAAGGAGGCGATGAAAGCAAACAGAGTACCCGCGACAAAATGCGCCGCCTGCTGCGCATGGGCGAACTTGACGACCGCATGGTCGAAGTCGAGGCCGAAGTTTCCAAGGCCCCGTCCATGGAGGTGTTCACGCCGCAGGGGATGGAGGAAATGGGCTCCAGCTTCAAGGAGATGTTTGGCAACCTGTTCCCCAAGAAGACCAAGCGGCGACGGGTCAAGGTGCGCGAAGCGCGTGAAATTCTTATAGAGAGCGAAGCCGAGCGCCTGGTCGACATGGACAAGGTCAAGACCCTCGCCAAGGAGCGGGTCGAGCAGAGCGGCATCATTTTCATCGACGAGATCGACAAGGTGGCCAGCTCCGAGCACGGGCGCGGCCCCGACGTCTCGCGCGAAGGCGTGCAGCGCGACATCCTGCCCATCGTCGAAGGCAGTACGGTCAACACCAAGTACGGGCCGGTCAAGACCGACCACATCCTGTTCGTTGCCGCCGGTGCTTTTCACATGAGTAAGCCCTCAGACCTGATTCCTGAGTTGCAGGGGCGCTTTCCGATCCGGGTGGAACTCGACAGCCTCGGAGAAGCGGAATTCGTGCGCATTCTCACCGAGCCGAAAAACGCCCTGACGCGGCAGTATTCCGCCCTGCTGGCAACGGAGGGGATCGAACTGGTGTTCCAGACCGACTCTATCCATGAAATCGCCCGCACAGCCCAGGTCGTGAACGAACGCACCGAGAACATCGGCGCCCGACGCCTGCACACCATCGTTGAAAAAATGCTCGACGACCTGAGCTTCCGTGCACCGGAGTTGAGCGAAAAGCGTATCGAGATCAATGCCGATTACGTGAAAGAAAAACTGGCCGATATCGTCAAGGACGAAGACCTTTCGCGGTATATTCTTTAG
- the hslV gene encoding ATP-dependent protease subunit HslV: MFHATTILCVRKNNSVAMAGDGQVSLGNTVMKHSACKVRTMNDGKILAGFAGSAADAFTLFEKFEGKLQEAGGNLTRAAVALAKDWRTDRVLRRLEALLLVADKESILVLSGTGDVIEPDDGIAAIGSGGSYALAAARALVHNTDMDAADIAEKAMKIAADICIYTNDQIKLETLS; this comes from the coding sequence ATGTTTCACGCAACCACCATCCTCTGCGTTCGTAAAAACAATTCAGTGGCCATGGCCGGCGACGGTCAGGTCAGTCTGGGTAATACCGTCATGAAGCATTCCGCCTGCAAAGTCCGTACGATGAATGACGGCAAAATCCTGGCCGGCTTTGCCGGCAGCGCCGCGGATGCTTTTACCCTGTTTGAAAAATTCGAAGGCAAGCTGCAGGAAGCGGGCGGCAACCTGACCCGCGCTGCTGTGGCCCTGGCCAAGGACTGGCGCACCGACCGGGTACTGCGTCGCCTGGAAGCCCTGCTGCTGGTCGCCGACAAGGAGAGTATACTGGTGCTCTCCGGCACCGGCGACGTGATCGAGCCCGACGACGGTATTGCAGCCATCGGTTCGGGCGGATCCTATGCTCTTGCAGCAGCCCGGGCACTGGTGCACAACACTGACATGGATGCCGCCGACATTGCCGAGAAGGCCATGAAGATCGCGGCTGACATCTGCATTTACACCAACGACCAGATCAAGCTGGAGACCCTGTCGTGA
- a CDS encoding hybrid sensor histidine kinase/response regulator, whose amino-acid sequence MDLESGLNTAQHTLLLVDDEPIIRDLCAKVLKGYRIVEAGSGEQALNILDSTPVEVVLTDVMMPRMSGLELLHRIKERQPTQPVVVMTGYADKDVILKALKADADDFITKPINLLQLRTTVEKVIERKAMKEELVDLKRMDRLKTEFLGLISHKLKTPTTAISLFIQNLAHGIGETNDPAFQKTLKMILEESAYLEGLIQDLLSFSNIILKENAPQAGDIALDELTRVLVTELMPRARERSISIETDFPAGFPTVRADREHMRFALHALIDNAIKFSREEGHVSIRAEQGQHQLRIQVQDDGIGMAREEIPKVFEKFYQVDPQRTGRFAVSAWGFITRAASCTDWAATSPWKANPDGEPPPRSPYRSEYSLHFATRHFSLSYRGAVLYSRYFSAAWPHFLMGASYVSRNHHPLRS is encoded by the coding sequence ATGGATCTCGAATCGGGCCTGAACACAGCACAGCACACTCTCCTGTTGGTCGATGACGAGCCGATCATACGCGACCTCTGCGCCAAGGTTCTCAAGGGGTACCGTATCGTAGAGGCCGGCTCCGGGGAGCAGGCGCTCAACATTCTTGATTCCACCCCGGTTGAGGTCGTGCTGACCGATGTCATGATGCCGCGCATGAGTGGGCTTGAACTGCTTCACCGGATCAAGGAGCGTCAGCCCACCCAACCGGTGGTTGTCATGACCGGCTATGCTGACAAAGACGTCATCCTGAAGGCTCTCAAGGCCGACGCCGACGACTTCATCACCAAACCGATCAACCTGCTGCAGCTGCGCACCACCGTAGAGAAGGTCATCGAGCGCAAGGCGATGAAGGAAGAGCTGGTCGACCTCAAGCGCATGGATCGGCTCAAGACAGAATTTCTCGGTCTCATCTCCCACAAGCTCAAAACTCCCACGACCGCCATTTCCCTCTTCATTCAGAATCTGGCCCACGGCATTGGAGAAACCAATGACCCGGCCTTTCAGAAAACCCTGAAAATGATCCTTGAGGAGTCGGCCTACCTGGAGGGTCTCATCCAGGATCTGCTCTCTTTCTCCAACATTATCTTGAAAGAAAACGCCCCCCAAGCCGGTGATATTGCCCTCGATGAATTGACGCGTGTGCTGGTGACGGAGTTGATGCCGCGCGCCCGGGAGCGCAGCATCAGCATCGAGACCGATTTCCCGGCAGGTTTTCCCACCGTGCGCGCCGATCGCGAGCACATGCGCTTCGCCCTGCACGCCCTGATCGACAATGCCATCAAATTTTCCCGCGAAGAGGGACATGTCAGCATTCGTGCGGAGCAGGGCCAGCACCAACTGCGCATCCAGGTCCAGGACGACGGCATCGGCATGGCACGAGAAGAGATCCCCAAAGTGTTCGAGAAGTTCTACCAGGTCGATCCGCAGCGGACCGGCAGGTTCGCGGTTTCGGCCTGGGGCTTTATTACGCGCGCCGCTTCGTGCACCGACTGGGCGGCAACCTCTCCCTGGAAAGCGAACCCGGACGGGGAACCACCGCCTCGATCACCCTACCGATCTGAGTACTCGCTTCACTTCGCAACCCGGCATTTTTCTTTGTCTTATCGGGGCGCTGTGTTATATTCACGGTATTTTTCTGCGGCTTGGCCGCATTTTTTGATGGGAGCTTCCTATGTTTCACGCAACCACCATCCTCTGCGTTCGTAA
- a CDS encoding cupin domain-containing protein, protein MQGTTVKAAEQAEYTHPKHKDYHLRDLVTAAVNPALSVHLGRLEPGGEIFVHTHDSQTETFHILSGQAVCTMGEEKIEYGSGTCGTAPPGIPHGLKNEGQEPVVLMAMFTPPLK, encoded by the coding sequence ATGCAGGGAACCACGGTCAAAGCTGCCGAGCAGGCGGAATACACACATCCGAAGCACAAGGACTATCATCTGCGTGATCTCGTCACCGCTGCAGTCAATCCGGCTCTCTCCGTCCACCTTGGCAGACTTGAACCGGGCGGCGAAATCTTCGTCCACACTCATGACTCCCAGACCGAAACCTTCCACATTCTCTCCGGACAGGCGGTCTGCACCATGGGAGAGGAAAAAATCGAGTACGGGTCCGGCACCTGCGGCACCGCACCGCCGGGGATCCCTCATGGCCTGAAAAACGAGGGACAGGAGCCGGTTGTTCTTATGGCCATGTTCACGCCGCCCTTGAAATAA